Sequence from the Methanobacterium alkalithermotolerans genome:
GCAGGGTATTTTAAACCCCATACTAACTGAACCAGTAAATCTGGTAAATGCACCTTCTATAGCTCAAAATAGAGGAATTATAGTTACCGAAGGTAAACGCTGTGAATCAGAAGGTTATAAATGTATTATAAAATTAGAAATCAAGACCGATAAGGATGAATTCTCATTAGATGGAACTTATGTGGATGAACCGAAAATCATTAAAATCAATAATTACTGGGTAGATGTTAAACCAGAAGGAACCATGGTTATTGCCAAGTATCAGGACCTTCCAGGAACCATAGGTGCAATTGGTACCAAACTGGGAGAGCACGAAATTAACATTGCCACCATGCAGGTTGGACGCAAAGAAGTAGGTGGAGAAGCAATAATGGTTCTGAAAGTCGACCAGAGCGTTCCCCAGAGTGTAATTGATGAAGTTAAAAAAATGGACCATGTGGAAGATGCCGTGGCCCTGGAATTTTAATTAAATCCCATTTAAAATTCCAATACCTATTTTTTTAAAATAAAAATTTATTGCCTAATAATGTAGTTAAATAATTATAAATTCTTTTTTTTGTTAATTAAAGCTTAATATATCTCAATATATCATTTAACCATTAATATGCGAATAATTAAGAATAATTAGCATTAATCATTTTAGAATGACTGCTAAAATTAAACCACCTTAAAATCAGTTATCTCCCCAAAGGTATTATAGGCCACCATGCTCTCCAGAGTATAGGGTTGGGCAATTATCAGATGAAAAAATCCATTTTTAGAAAAAAAGATTAAATCTGCCCCAGAAGGATGAGCTGAAAATCCAGGATGGGAGTGTACTGATCCAACTGCCCCAGACATGGGTGGTAGCATGAAAATCTTCATAACTGCACCTTCATTAGATGTTTCTCCCGGTAGA
This genomic interval carries:
- a CDS encoding Mov34/MPN/PAD-1 family protein produces the protein MGILDRLLSFIFGNNKQKFNEVHLDQEVVDEIIQISKKTAPLEFVALLAGKIRNEVLHIDGLIFLPGETSNEGAVMKIFMLPPMSGAVGSVHSHPGFSAHPSGADLIFFSKNGFFHLIIAQPYTLESMVAYNTFGEITDFKVV